A stretch of Leisingera sp. S132 DNA encodes these proteins:
- a CDS encoding molecular chaperone DjiA — MSLWTRISDALAALAAGESLTDVFDKLRAPPERTVAFAIAVIALGAKMAKADGQVTRDEVTAFREVFQIARDDEAGAARVFNMARTDVAGYQEYARRIHSMFANDPTTLCDLMEGLFHIAMADGFYHPGENEFLEEVSRIFGQTPQQFQALRARFVPDAPKDPYTVLGVSPEMTRDEIRKHWRKLVRDTHPDAMIARGVPEEAVRLAEKRMIDINRAWDEISGCGGNAAGHL; from the coding sequence ATGTCTCTCTGGACCCGCATATCCGACGCGCTTGCCGCGCTTGCCGCAGGTGAAAGCCTGACCGACGTCTTTGACAAGCTGCGCGCCCCGCCCGAGCGCACCGTGGCCTTTGCCATCGCCGTCATTGCGCTTGGCGCCAAGATGGCCAAGGCCGACGGCCAGGTCACCCGCGACGAGGTCACCGCCTTCCGCGAGGTGTTCCAGATCGCCCGCGATGATGAGGCCGGCGCCGCCCGCGTCTTCAACATGGCGCGCACTGACGTGGCGGGCTACCAGGAATACGCCCGCCGCATCCACAGCATGTTCGCCAACGACCCCACCACGCTCTGCGACCTGATGGAGGGGCTGTTTCATATCGCCATGGCGGACGGGTTCTACCATCCCGGCGAAAACGAGTTCCTGGAGGAGGTGAGCCGCATCTTCGGCCAGACCCCGCAGCAGTTCCAGGCGCTGCGCGCGCGCTTCGTGCCGGATGCGCCCAAGGACCCCTATACGGTGCTGGGGGTCTCCCCTGAGATGACCCGTGACGAGATCCGCAAGCACTGGCGCAAGCTGGTGCGCGACACCCACCCGGACGCGATGATCGCCCGCGGGGTGCCGGAGGAGGCGGTGCGGCTGGCGGAAAAGCGGATGATCGACATCAACCGCGCCTGGGACGAGATCAGCGGATGCGGCGGCAATGCGGCTGGCCACCTATAA
- a CDS encoding Ppx/GppA family phosphatase: MNLSQDPAAAAASTDWGPFGRPIFDDPKARALSRVGVVDVGSNSVRLVVFDGAARSPAYFYNEKIMCALGAGLTDSGRLNPEGRARALSALRRFQHLAQGMGLPPLSAVATAAVRDAEDGPDFCEEVLRETGLRIHVIDGREEARLSAQGVLLGWPGAYGLVCDIGGSSMELAEIQENSVGRRVTSPLGPLKLRDIKGGRKGRKAYIKAVIEQLKGEMGAQRDRLFLVGGSWRAIARIDMHRRGYPLKVLHEYRMSASDVRETARYIEKRDLNKLRDACGISSSRMALVPYAIDVLTRLIHTFKPKDIAVSSYGIREGLLYEQMPQRLRARDPLVEASRFAEMKDARVPGFGKTLYDFVHPLFANARHSKRRLVKAACLLHDVSWRAHPDYRAEVCFDNATRANLGGLKHSERVFLGLALLHRYSNKRQGSSFEHLYELLDEKGQHEAEVLGKAMRFGAMLMVTSNGEIGELQWQPRKRVLHVTLPDTARPLYGEVAESRLKSLAKALGAEVDLKFSKPAPEAEQAQTQD, from the coding sequence ACGACCCCAAGGCCCGGGCGCTGTCGCGGGTGGGGGTGGTCGATGTCGGCTCCAACTCGGTCCGCCTGGTGGTGTTTGACGGCGCCGCCCGCAGCCCGGCCTATTTCTACAACGAAAAAATCATGTGCGCGCTGGGGGCCGGCCTGACGGACTCGGGCCGCCTGAACCCGGAGGGCCGCGCCCGCGCGCTGTCGGCGCTGCGCCGGTTCCAGCATCTGGCCCAGGGCATGGGGCTGCCGCCCTTGTCTGCGGTGGCCACCGCCGCAGTGCGCGACGCCGAGGACGGGCCGGACTTCTGCGAGGAAGTTCTGCGCGAAACCGGCCTCAGGATCCACGTCATCGACGGCCGCGAAGAGGCCCGGCTGTCGGCCCAGGGCGTGCTGTTGGGCTGGCCGGGTGCCTATGGGCTGGTCTGCGACATCGGCGGTTCCTCGATGGAGCTGGCGGAGATCCAGGAGAACTCTGTCGGGCGCCGGGTGACCTCGCCCTTGGGTCCGCTGAAGCTGCGCGACATCAAAGGCGGGCGCAAGGGCCGCAAGGCCTATATCAAAGCGGTGATTGAGCAGCTGAAGGGCGAGATGGGCGCGCAGCGCGACCGGCTGTTCCTGGTCGGCGGCAGCTGGCGCGCGATTGCCCGCATCGACATGCACCGGCGCGGCTATCCGCTGAAGGTGCTGCATGAATACCGGATGAGCGCAAGCGACGTGCGCGAAACCGCCCGCTACATCGAAAAGCGCGATCTGAACAAGCTGCGCGACGCTTGCGGCATCTCCTCCAGCCGGATGGCGCTGGTGCCCTATGCGATCGACGTGCTGACCCGGCTTATCCATACCTTCAAGCCTAAGGACATCGCGGTCTCAAGCTATGGCATCCGCGAGGGGCTGCTGTACGAGCAGATGCCGCAGCGGCTGCGCGCCCGCGACCCGCTGGTCGAGGCGTCGCGGTTTGCCGAGATGAAGGACGCCCGTGTGCCCGGCTTCGGCAAGACACTGTATGACTTCGTGCATCCGCTGTTCGCCAATGCCCGCCACAGCAAGCGGCGGCTGGTCAAGGCGGCCTGCCTCTTGCATGACGTCAGCTGGCGGGCGCATCCCGACTACCGCGCCGAGGTCTGTTTCGACAACGCCACCCGCGCCAACCTGGGCGGGCTCAAGCATTCCGAACGGGTGTTCCTGGGCCTCGCGCTCCTACACCGCTACAGCAACAAGCGGCAGGGCAGCTCCTTTGAGCATCTCTATGAGCTTTTGGACGAAAAGGGCCAGCACGAGGCGGAGGTGCTGGGCAAGGCGATGCGGTTCGGCGCCATGCTGATGGTGACCAGCAACGGCGAGATCGGCGAACTGCAATGGCAGCCACGCAAGCGGGTGCTGCATGTGACACTGCCGGATACGGCGCGGCCGCTCTACGGCGAGGTGGCGGAATCGCGGCTGAAGTCGCTGGCCAAGGCGCTGGGGGCGGAGGTTGACCTGAAGTTCAGCAAACCCGCGCCGGAAGCGGAGCAGGCGCAGACGCAGGACTGA
- a CDS encoding MAPEG family protein — MLRSKRPQILTGMALGALWGVLIVGLPRWLGLPYLPAPIALPGAFLAPGLVLALLIGRLAQRRFFDDAIIDGEPFIPGSAAEIDQRVLTNTVEQLVLALAIWPVAAVTLGGAVAIALGLSFAFMRLLFWAGYHLSPPLRGLGFAGTFYPTVIAGIWALAVWV, encoded by the coding sequence ATGCTGCGCTCCAAACGCCCTCAGATCCTCACCGGCATGGCCCTCGGCGCCCTCTGGGGCGTGCTGATTGTTGGCCTGCCGCGATGGCTGGGCCTGCCCTATCTCCCGGCCCCCATCGCTTTGCCCGGCGCCTTCCTTGCACCCGGTCTGGTGCTGGCGCTGCTCATCGGCCGCCTGGCGCAGAGGCGGTTTTTCGATGACGCCATCATCGACGGGGAGCCCTTCATACCCGGCTCCGCGGCAGAGATCGACCAGCGGGTGCTCACCAACACCGTAGAGCAGCTGGTGCTGGCGCTGGCCATCTGGCCGGTTGCTGCTGTCACCCTGGGCGGTGCAGTAGCGATTGCCCTTGGCCTCTCTTTCGCCTTCATGCGGCTGTTGTTCTGGGCCGGCTACCACCTGTCGCCGCCGCTCCGCGGGCTGGGCTTTGCCGGGACGTTTTACCCGACGGTGATTGCCGGGATCTGGGCGCTGGCGGTCTGGGTTTAG
- a CDS encoding antibiotic biosynthesis monooxygenase, with protein MVNFKPLDPEHPIEQQLGVDAGPVVLVNLFTIDPDDHDDLIAAWRDDALWMKKQTGYISTQMHKAIGESSMYLNYAIWDSVADFRAAFSNPEFQKALSHYPSSAVTAPHLFEKIAVSNCCTA; from the coding sequence ATGGTCAACTTCAAACCCCTCGATCCCGAACATCCAATCGAACAGCAACTGGGTGTCGACGCCGGCCCGGTGGTATTGGTCAACCTCTTCACAATTGATCCGGATGATCACGATGATCTGATTGCGGCATGGAGAGACGATGCGCTCTGGATGAAAAAACAAACGGGCTACATCAGCACCCAGATGCATAAGGCTATCGGCGAAAGCAGCATGTATCTGAATTACGCCATTTGGGACTCTGTTGCCGACTTCCGCGCGGCGTTTTCGAATCCCGAGTTTCAAAAGGCGCTCAGTCACTATCCATCCAGTGCAGTGACCGCACCGCATCTCTTCGAAAAGATTGCCGTATCGAACTGCTGCACGGCCTGA
- a CDS encoding DUF4174 domain-containing protein, with protein MRAILSVVLAGFLPLAAAAADGTAADLIQPGYDVELEEFQWTHRPVVVFADSPEDPRFHEQMERLMEGIEALKTRDVVVLTDTDPAAKSALRKKLRPRGFMLVLVGKDGGVKLRKPHPWTVRELSRTIDKFPERLREVEERRGG; from the coding sequence ATGAGAGCAATCCTAAGCGTTGTTTTGGCAGGTTTCCTGCCGCTGGCGGCTGCGGCGGCGGATGGCACTGCGGCCGATTTGATCCAGCCCGGGTATGATGTGGAGCTGGAGGAATTCCAGTGGACGCACCGCCCGGTGGTGGTGTTTGCCGACAGCCCCGAAGACCCGCGGTTCCATGAGCAGATGGAGCGGCTGATGGAGGGTATCGAGGCACTGAAGACGCGTGATGTGGTGGTGCTGACCGATACCGATCCGGCCGCCAAGTCCGCCCTGCGCAAGAAGCTGCGGCCGCGCGGGTTCATGCTGGTGCTGGTGGGCAAGGACGGCGGCGTCAAGCTGAGAAAGCCGCACCCCTGGACGGTGCGCGAATTGTCCCGCACCATCGACAAGTTCCCCGAGCGTTTGCGCGAAGTCGAGGAGCGGCGCGGCGGGTGA
- a CDS encoding VOC family protein, whose protein sequence is MILDHLAVAGGTLDEAVAHTEDALGIPLGPGGAHARYGTHNRLIGLGDGLYLEAIAIDPDSEPEEQPRWFNLDRFEGPARLNNWILRSGNLEAEKPLLPPHAQRHVAMQRGDLSWLMTVPDDGFLPFDNIFPAVLQWQGEPPAGRLPQSGCRLSRLILSHPEAAALQAALDRIISDPRIAVEPGAPAMMAEFETPHGRRVLR, encoded by the coding sequence ATGATACTCGACCATCTGGCAGTGGCCGGCGGAACTCTGGATGAGGCCGTTGCCCATACAGAGGACGCTCTGGGCATCCCCCTCGGCCCCGGCGGCGCCCATGCCCGCTATGGGACCCATAACCGGCTGATCGGGCTGGGGGACGGGCTGTACCTTGAAGCCATCGCCATCGACCCGGACAGCGAGCCGGAAGAGCAGCCGCGCTGGTTCAACCTTGACCGTTTCGAAGGCCCCGCACGGCTGAACAACTGGATCCTGCGAAGCGGCAACCTTGAGGCAGAGAAACCGCTGCTGCCGCCCCATGCGCAGCGCCACGTGGCGATGCAGCGGGGAGACCTCAGCTGGCTGATGACGGTGCCTGACGACGGGTTTTTGCCGTTCGACAACATCTTCCCCGCGGTCCTGCAATGGCAGGGGGAGCCGCCCGCAGGCAGGCTGCCGCAATCGGGCTGCCGTCTCAGCCGCCTGATCCTCAGCCACCCGGAAGCCGCAGCGTTGCAAGCCGCACTGGACCGCATCATCAGCGACCCGCGCATCGCGGTGGAGCCGGGCGCGCCCGCTATGATGGCGGAGTTCGAGACGCCGCACGGGCGACGGGTGCTCAGATGA
- a CDS encoding endonuclease/exonuclease/phosphatase family protein: protein MRLATYNIEWFAYLFDKNDRLMLDAKPSGVHGVDRYTQGRAISHVLRRIDADAIMVVEAPNTGRSQRTTRALENFAAEAGLRAREAVSGFPNDTHQEIALLYDPDVLDAVHDARSSPAAPRFDGVFEIDLDVDERLDQVAFSKPPLELAVTTRGGPDTQGMALRLIGAHLKSKAPHGARTEAEITAAAIANRRKQLAQAIWLHRRVAEHVAAGEHVVVLGDLNDGPGLDQYEQLFGQSSVEIVMGTLLHDPHAQSLLQPRPAIPPSTSRFYNAETKRFTRALLDYVMISQSLMGLRPQWRIWHPFEDGECYADAEMRQALLDASDHFPVTLDIEAG, encoded by the coding sequence ATGCGGCTGGCCACCTATAATATCGAGTGGTTTGCCTATCTGTTCGACAAGAACGACAGGCTGATGCTGGATGCCAAGCCTTCGGGCGTGCACGGCGTTGACCGCTACACCCAGGGCCGCGCCATCTCCCACGTGCTGCGCCGCATCGATGCCGATGCCATCATGGTGGTCGAGGCGCCCAACACCGGCCGCAGCCAGCGCACCACCCGGGCCCTGGAAAACTTCGCCGCTGAGGCAGGGCTGCGCGCGCGCGAGGCGGTCAGCGGCTTCCCGAACGACACCCATCAGGAAATCGCGCTGCTCTATGACCCGGATGTGCTGGACGCAGTGCATGACGCCCGCTCCAGCCCTGCCGCACCGCGGTTTGACGGGGTGTTCGAGATCGACCTCGACGTGGATGAGCGGCTGGATCAGGTGGCGTTCTCCAAACCGCCGCTGGAGTTGGCCGTCACCACCAGGGGCGGCCCGGACACACAGGGGATGGCGCTGCGGCTGATCGGTGCGCATCTGAAATCCAAGGCGCCGCACGGGGCCAGAACCGAGGCTGAGATCACCGCCGCCGCCATCGCCAACCGCCGCAAGCAGCTGGCACAGGCGATCTGGCTGCACCGCCGGGTCGCGGAGCATGTGGCGGCAGGCGAGCATGTTGTGGTGCTGGGCGACCTCAACGACGGCCCCGGCCTCGACCAGTACGAACAGCTGTTCGGCCAGTCCTCGGTGGAGATCGTGATGGGCACTCTGCTGCACGACCCCCACGCCCAGAGCCTGCTGCAGCCGCGCCCTGCGATCCCGCCCAGCACGTCGCGGTTCTACAATGCGGAAACCAAGCGCTTCACCCGGGCGCTGCTGGATTACGTGATGATCTCGCAAAGCCTGATGGGCCTGCGCCCCCAGTGGCGCATCTGGCACCCGTTCGAGGACGGCGAATGCTACGCCGATGCAGAGATGCGCCAGGCGCTGCTGGATGCCTCCGACCATTTTCCGGTGACGCTGGATATTGAGGCGGGGTGA
- a CDS encoding GNAT family N-acetyltransferase gives MIIRSATAADAEAVCAIANWVIRDTLATFNTIEKTPEQVRRQIAASNGAYLVAEQDGEILGHAHFFPFRPGPGYRFTAEHTIHLLPAAQGQGAGRRLMQMLEKKAKEAQIHVLIASVSSANPAAIAFHAALGYVETARMPELGCKNGLWLDTVFMQKILTPGIPAPDSAAKPG, from the coding sequence ATGATTATCCGTTCGGCAACCGCCGCTGATGCCGAAGCCGTTTGCGCCATCGCCAACTGGGTGATCCGCGACACCCTGGCGACCTTCAACACCATTGAAAAGACGCCGGAGCAGGTGCGCCGGCAAATTGCAGCCAGCAACGGCGCCTATCTGGTGGCGGAGCAGGACGGCGAAATCCTCGGCCACGCGCATTTCTTTCCGTTCCGCCCTGGCCCCGGCTACCGCTTCACGGCTGAGCACACCATCCACCTGCTGCCCGCGGCGCAAGGGCAGGGCGCCGGCCGCCGCCTGATGCAGATGCTGGAGAAAAAGGCCAAGGAAGCGCAGATCCACGTCCTGATCGCCAGCGTCAGCAGCGCCAACCCCGCTGCCATCGCCTTTCACGCCGCCCTCGGCTACGTGGAAACCGCCCGGATGCCGGAGCTGGGCTGCAAGAACGGCCTCTGGCTCGACACTGTTTTCATGCAGAAAATCCTGACGCCGGGTATTCCCGCCCCTGACAGTGCCGCCAAACCCGGATAG
- a CDS encoding acetyl/propionyl/methylcrotonyl-CoA carboxylase subunit alpha, producing the protein MFDKILIANRGEIACRVIKTARKMGIKTVAIYSDADKQALHVQMADEAVHIGPPPANQSYIVIDKVMEAIRQTGAQAVHPGYGFLSENSKFAEALEAEGVAFVGPPKGAIEAMGDKITSKKIAQEAGVSTVPGYMGLIADADEAVKISNEIGYPVMIKASAGGGGKGMRIAWNDSEAREGFQSSKNEAANSFGDDRIFIEKFVTQPRHIEIQVLCDTHGNGIYLGERECSIQRRNQKVVEEAPSPFLDEETRKAMGEQAVALAKAVGYSSAGTVEFIVDGDKNFYFLEMNTRLQVEHPVTELITGVDLVEQMIRVADGAELPLRQEDVKLTGWAIENRLYAEDPYRGFLPSIGRLTRYRPPAETAAGPMLINGKWQGDAPAGETAVRNDTGVYEGGEISMYYDPMIAKLCTWAPTREDAIGAMRTALDSFEVEGIGHNLPFLSAVMDHPIFIEGSMTTAFIEEQYPDGFEGVELHSDDLRKIAAACAAMHRVAEIRRTRVSGRMDNHERKVGTDWVVSLQGQSYSVVIDADRDGATVSFDGGGSHRVTSDWTPGDQLATLNVDGETLVLKVGKVTQGFRVRSRGADLAVKVRTPRQAELAQLMPEKVAPDTSKLLLCPMPGLIVKVDVEVGQEVQEGQALCTVEAMKMENILRAERKGVVSKINAAAGDSLAVDDVIMEFE; encoded by the coding sequence TGCATGTGCAAATGGCCGACGAGGCTGTTCACATCGGCCCGCCGCCCGCCAACCAGTCCTATATCGTCATCGACAAGGTGATGGAGGCGATCCGCCAGACCGGCGCCCAGGCCGTGCACCCCGGCTATGGCTTCCTGTCCGAGAACTCCAAGTTCGCCGAGGCGCTCGAGGCCGAAGGCGTCGCCTTTGTCGGCCCCCCGAAAGGCGCGATCGAGGCGATGGGCGACAAGATCACCTCCAAGAAGATTGCCCAGGAAGCAGGCGTTTCCACCGTGCCCGGCTACATGGGCCTGATTGCCGACGCTGACGAGGCGGTAAAGATCTCCAATGAGATCGGCTACCCGGTGATGATCAAGGCCTCCGCCGGCGGCGGCGGCAAGGGCATGCGGATCGCCTGGAACGACAGCGAGGCCCGCGAAGGCTTCCAGTCTTCCAAGAACGAGGCCGCGAACTCCTTTGGCGACGACCGGATCTTCATCGAGAAATTCGTGACCCAGCCGCGCCACATCGAAATCCAGGTGCTCTGCGACACCCACGGCAACGGCATCTATCTGGGCGAGCGCGAATGCTCGATCCAGCGCCGCAACCAGAAAGTTGTCGAAGAAGCGCCGTCGCCGTTCCTCGACGAGGAGACCCGCAAGGCGATGGGCGAGCAGGCGGTGGCGCTGGCCAAGGCCGTGGGCTATTCCTCGGCAGGCACCGTGGAATTCATCGTCGACGGCGACAAGAACTTCTACTTCCTGGAAATGAACACCCGCCTGCAGGTGGAGCACCCGGTGACTGAGCTGATCACAGGTGTCGACCTGGTGGAGCAGATGATCCGCGTTGCGGACGGCGCAGAGCTGCCGCTGCGCCAGGAGGATGTGAAACTCACGGGCTGGGCGATCGAAAACCGTCTTTATGCCGAAGACCCGTATCGCGGTTTCCTGCCCTCTATCGGCCGTCTGACCCGCTACCGCCCGCCGGCGGAAACCGCCGCAGGCCCGATGCTGATCAACGGCAAATGGCAGGGCGATGCGCCCGCGGGCGAGACCGCCGTGCGCAATGACACCGGCGTCTATGAGGGCGGCGAGATCTCTATGTACTACGACCCGATGATCGCCAAGCTCTGCACCTGGGCACCAACCCGCGAGGATGCCATCGGCGCCATGCGCACCGCGCTCGACAGCTTCGAGGTAGAGGGCATCGGCCACAACCTGCCGTTCCTGTCGGCAGTGATGGACCACCCGATCTTTATCGAAGGCTCCATGACCACCGCCTTCATCGAGGAACAGTATCCCGACGGCTTCGAAGGCGTTGAACTTCACAGCGACGACCTGCGCAAGATCGCCGCTGCCTGCGCCGCGATGCACCGGGTTGCCGAAATTCGCCGCACCCGCGTGTCGGGCCGGATGGACAACCACGAGCGCAAGGTCGGCACCGATTGGGTCGTGAGTTTGCAGGGCCAGTCCTACAGCGTTGTGATCGACGCCGACCGCGACGGCGCTACTGTCAGCTTTGACGGCGGCGGCAGCCACCGGGTGACCTCTGACTGGACCCCGGGCGACCAGCTGGCCACCCTGAACGTGGACGGCGAAACCCTGGTGCTGAAGGTCGGCAAGGTGACCCAGGGCTTCCGCGTCCGCTCCCGCGGCGCCGACCTGGCCGTCAAGGTGCGCACGCCCCGCCAGGCCGAACTGGCCCAGCTGATGCCGGAAAAGGTCGCGCCCGATACCTCCAAGCTGCTGCTCTGCCCGATGCCCGGCCTGATCGTGAAGGTCGACGTCGAAGTGGGGCAGGAGGTCCAGGAAGGCCAGGCACTTTGCACCGTCGAGGCGATGAAGATGGAAAACATCCTGCGCGCTGAGCGCAAGGGCGTTGTGTCCAAGATCAACGCTGCCGCGGGCGACAGCCTGGCGGTCGACGATGTGATCATGGAATTCGAATAA
- the scpA gene encoding methylmalonyl-CoA mutase yields MTNKDEWRALAEKELRGRAVDDLNWQTLEGIEVKPLYTEDDTKDLPHMGTLPGFGPFTRGVKATMYAGRPWTIRQYAGFSTAEESNAFYRRNLAAGQQGVSVAFDLATHRGYDSDHPRVVGDVGKAGVAIDSVEDMKILFDGIPLDKVSVSMTMNGAVIPVLASFIVAGEEQGHDRSLLAGTIQNDILKEFMVRNTYIYPPKPSMRIISDIIEYTSNEMPKFNSISISGYHMQEAGANLVQELAYTIADGREYVRAALDAGMDVDKFAGRLSFFFAIGMNFFMEIAKLRAARTLWHRVMTEFGAKSERSKMLRTHCQTSGVSLQEQDPYNNVIRTAYEAMSAVLGGTQSLHTNALDEAIALPTDFSARIARNTQLVLQEETGVTNVVDPLAGSYYIESLTAELVEKAWALIEEVEEMGGMTKAVESGMPKLRIEESAARRQAMIDRGEEVVVGVNKYRKDKEDPIDILDVDNHAVRDAQIARLEKMRATRDEAACQAALDELTRRAASGEGNLLEAAVEAARARASVGEISMAMEKEFGRHRAEVKTLAGVYGAAYEGDEGFAAIQKSIEVFAEEEGRRPRLLVVKMGQDGHDRGAKVIATAFADIGFDVDVGPLFQTPEEAAQDAIDNDVHVIGISSQAAGHKTLAPQLVEALKAEGAGDIIVICGGVIPQQDYEFLYSKGVKAIFGPGTNIPEAAQDILRLIREARP; encoded by the coding sequence ATGACAAACAAAGACGAATGGCGGGCTCTGGCTGAGAAAGAGCTGCGCGGACGGGCGGTCGACGACCTCAACTGGCAGACGCTGGAAGGCATCGAGGTCAAGCCGCTCTATACCGAAGACGACACCAAAGATCTGCCCCACATGGGCACGCTCCCCGGGTTCGGCCCCTTCACCCGCGGGGTGAAGGCCACCATGTACGCAGGCCGCCCCTGGACCATCCGCCAGTATGCGGGCTTCTCCACCGCGGAAGAATCCAACGCCTTCTACCGCCGCAACCTGGCCGCAGGCCAGCAGGGCGTCTCGGTCGCCTTCGACCTCGCCACCCACCGCGGCTATGACAGCGACCACCCCCGCGTGGTCGGCGATGTCGGCAAAGCCGGCGTGGCCATCGATTCAGTCGAGGACATGAAAATCCTGTTCGACGGTATCCCGCTCGACAAGGTCTCGGTCTCGATGACCATGAACGGCGCGGTGATCCCGGTTCTGGCCTCCTTCATCGTCGCAGGCGAGGAGCAGGGCCACGACAGGTCTCTGCTGGCGGGCACCATCCAGAACGACATCCTCAAGGAGTTCATGGTCCGTAATACCTACATCTATCCGCCCAAACCCTCGATGCGGATCATCTCGGACATTATTGAGTACACCTCGAACGAGATGCCCAAATTCAACTCCATCTCGATCTCCGGCTACCACATGCAGGAGGCCGGCGCGAACCTGGTGCAGGAACTGGCCTATACCATCGCCGACGGGCGCGAATACGTGCGCGCGGCGCTGGATGCGGGCATGGACGTGGACAAATTCGCAGGGCGGCTGTCGTTCTTCTTTGCGATCGGCATGAATTTCTTCATGGAAATCGCCAAGCTGCGCGCCGCCCGCACCCTGTGGCACCGGGTGATGACCGAGTTCGGCGCCAAGTCCGAACGCTCCAAGATGCTGCGCACCCATTGCCAGACCTCCGGAGTGTCGCTGCAGGAGCAGGACCCCTACAACAACGTGATCCGCACCGCCTATGAGGCGATGTCTGCAGTGCTCGGCGGCACCCAGTCGTTGCACACCAACGCGCTCGATGAAGCCATCGCGCTGCCCACCGACTTCTCCGCCCGCATCGCCCGCAACACCCAGCTGGTGCTGCAGGAGGAAACCGGCGTCACCAACGTCGTGGACCCGCTGGCCGGCTCCTATTACATCGAGAGCCTCACGGCGGAACTGGTCGAGAAGGCCTGGGCCCTGATCGAAGAGGTCGAGGAGATGGGCGGCATGACCAAGGCTGTCGAGAGCGGCATGCCCAAGCTGCGCATCGAAGAAAGCGCCGCCCGCCGCCAGGCGATGATCGACCGCGGCGAAGAGGTGGTCGTCGGCGTCAACAAGTACCGCAAGGACAAGGAAGACCCGATCGACATCCTGGATGTCGACAACCACGCGGTGCGCGACGCCCAGATCGCCCGTCTTGAGAAGATGCGCGCCACCCGCGACGAGGCTGCCTGCCAGGCCGCCCTCGATGAACTGACCCGCCGCGCCGCATCAGGCGAGGGCAACCTTCTGGAAGCCGCAGTCGAAGCCGCCCGCGCGCGGGCCTCAGTCGGAGAGATCTCCATGGCAATGGAAAAGGAATTCGGCCGCCACCGCGCGGAAGTCAAAACCCTGGCCGGCGTCTATGGCGCCGCCTATGAGGGCGACGAGGGCTTTGCCGCGATCCAGAAATCGATTGAGGTCTTCGCCGAGGAAGAAGGCCGCCGCCCGCGTCTTCTGGTGGTCAAGATGGGCCAGGACGGCCACGACCGCGGCGCCAAGGTGATCGCCACTGCCTTTGCCGACATCGGGTTTGATGTTGACGTGGGCCCGCTGTTTCAGACCCCGGAGGAAGCCGCCCAGGACGCCATCGACAACGACGTCCATGTTATCGGCATCTCCAGCCAGGCGGCAGGCCACAAGACGCTGGCACCGCAGCTGGTCGAGGCGCTGAAAGCCGAAGGCGCAGGCGACATCATCGTGATCTGCGGCGGCGTCATTCCGCAGCAGGACTACGAGTTCCTCTATTCCAAAGGCGTCAAGGCCATCTTCGGCCCCGGCACCAACATTCCGGAAGCGGCCCAGGACATCCTGCGCCTGATCCGCGAAGCGCGCCCTTAA
- a CDS encoding MarR family winged helix-turn-helix transcriptional regulator: MTNKRWTEAGEAVTALILDVFRLNGRLQLAGDRLVAELGLTSARWQILGAIAYADSPESVAWHARTMGVHRQGVQRIVNEMEKEGILEFQPNPHHKRAQLVVLTPKGQKLFDAAIALQVPWVNDLSEGLSSKDIATTQEIISLLKKRLEASSTSQGERPNQS; this comes from the coding sequence ATGACAAACAAACGATGGACGGAGGCCGGAGAGGCGGTGACAGCGCTTATCCTGGATGTGTTTCGGCTGAATGGCCGGTTGCAACTTGCTGGTGATCGGCTGGTGGCCGAACTTGGGTTGACCAGCGCGCGCTGGCAGATCCTTGGTGCCATCGCCTATGCCGATAGCCCGGAGTCTGTCGCGTGGCATGCGCGCACGATGGGCGTTCACCGACAAGGAGTTCAGCGCATCGTCAATGAGATGGAAAAAGAAGGTATCTTAGAATTCCAGCCAAACCCGCATCACAAGCGTGCGCAACTTGTTGTGCTCACTCCAAAGGGCCAAAAATTGTTCGACGCTGCGATCGCGCTGCAGGTCCCGTGGGTGAATGACCTGTCCGAAGGTCTATCGTCAAAAGACATCGCGACAACACAAGAAATCATCAGTCTCCTGAAAAAGCGCCTTGAAGCAAGCTCGACCTCACAAGGCGAGCGCCCCAACCAAAGCTGA